One Salvia splendens isolate huo1 chromosome 12, SspV2, whole genome shotgun sequence genomic window carries:
- the LOC121758113 gene encoding pelargonidin 3-O-(6-caffeoylglucoside) 5-O-(6-O-malonylglucoside) 4'''-malonyltransferase-like, translated as MKMKVKVVTRKLVKPCKPTPPHLSRYKICLLDQINPAVNHTRILYYSCDDGESKCFLLEESMSQILSNFYPLAGRFNKEKQHVDCNDQGALFSTAQLNADLSLILKSHLDPQQQNHLLPVDATAADGPTHPILAVQINRFQCGGLAIAACVSHRVVDSASFSSFLAAWATAAETTGKLLIQPYFDHHSYFPAENPPPHDDGPDENIIAERYVFDSKAIKKLRQRLTTSEPPLSRVVAVSTFLVQALLRADITRRGKPRAALMGQLINIRERTVPPVPKNAFGTWLSGSFLDIAAEDTAAEAEGGNFPALASRIREATVQGVRDCARVLGDKEFGRKLLVDNFLDASKKGETEDCKVIWCTDFSKFGDYELDFGFGKPEWVSVAVMPLMDYIIMLNNRSNDGIEAWVCLQECDMQFFRQDKEILRLSAGTLG; from the exons atgaagatgaaggtgaAGGTGGTTACGCGGAAGCTAGTGAAACCATGTAAGCCTACTCCGCCACATCTCAGCCGCTACAAAATCTGTCTCTTAGACCAAATCAACCCAGCTGTCAATCACACTCGAATCCTTTATTATTCATGTGACGACGGAGAATCCAAATGTTTTTTGTTGGAAGAATCAATGTCTCAAATTCTATCCAACTTCTACCCACTAGCAGGGAGGTTCAATAAGGAGAAACAACACGTGGATTGCAACGACCAAGGCGCTCTCTTTTCGACCGCTCAACTCAATGCGGATCTCTCTCTTATCCTGAAAAGCCACCTGGATCCCCAGCAACAGAACCACCTACTCCCAGTTGACGCTACCGCCGCTGATGGGCCCACCCATCCAATCCTCGCCGTCCAAATCAACAGGTTTCAGTGCGGGGGTTTGGCCATAGCTGCATGCGTTTCGCACAG GGTCGTCGATTCCGCCTCCTTCTCCTCATTCCTCGCGGCCTGGGCCACGGCCGCAGAGACCACCGGAAAACTATTAATTCAGCCCTATTTCGACCACCACTCCTACTTCCCCGCCGAGAATCCTCCTCCCCACGACGACGGACCTGACGAAAACatcatcgccgagcgctacgtCTTCGACAGCAAAGCCATAAAGAAACTCCGCCAGCGCCTGACAACGTCCGAGCCCCCTCTGTCAAGGGTGGTCGCGGTCTCCACCTTCCTCGTCCAGGCCCTCCTCCGCGCAGACATCACGCGTCGCGGGAAACCCCGAGCCGCCCTCATGGGGCAGCTCATCAATATTCGGGAAAGAACTGTCCCGCCCGTGCCAAAGAACGCTTTTGGCACGTGGCTTTCCGGTTCTTTCCTCGACATAGCCGCAGAAGACACTGCGGCAGAAGCTGAAGGGGGAAATTTTCCCGCCTTGGCGTCAAGGATCCGCGAAGCCACGGTGCAGGGCGTCCGCGACTGCGCTCGGGTGCTCGGGGACAAAGAGTTTGGTCGGAAATTGCTGGTCGACAATTTCTTGGATGCCAGCAAGAAAGGCGAGACCGAAGATTGTAAGGTGATATGGTGTACGGATTTCTCAAAATTTGGCGATTACGAGCTGGATTTTGGGTTCGGAAAGCCCGAGTGGGTGAGCGTAGCAGTAATGCCGCTCATGGATTATATAATTATGCTAAACAACAGAAGCAACGACGGTATCGAAGCGTGGGTGTGTTTGCAAGAATGCGACATGCAATTTTTCCGACAGGATAAAGAGATTCTCCGGCTCAGTGCAGGCACTTTGGGCTAG